The Thermocrinis ruber genomic sequence TGCCCCTTTTATCATTTATGTCAAGAGAGGAAGGAGGAGTGCCTGTCCCAGCTTAGGGAGGTTTACGTAGATGGAAGGCTCGTCAGTTGTAATATATACTGAACTAATTTTGTTTCTTTTCCTTTTGTTCCTTTCGGGCTTTTTTAGCTCCTCGGAGGTAGTTTTCTTTGGCACCAACAGATTTTTACTAAGAAAATACTCCCAAAGAAGGTTTTATAGCTTAGTTAATAGGCTGTTGGCAAAGCCAAAGGAGATTTTAGTTTCTATCCTTATTGGCAACGAGATCGTCAATGTTCTGATCTCCGCCTATGGCACCAAGCTTTTTATTTCCCACTTTGGGGAAAAGGGTGCCACGATATCTGCCCCTATTCTAAGCATGCTGATCTTTCTCTTTGGAGAGGTTATTCCTAAAAATATAGTCTTCCCCTTTGCCACTGTTCTATCCTTCATCTACGCACTGCCTTTTTATATTGTCCATACTCTTCTCACACCCATCAGGTTTTTGTTCAAAAAATTGGTGGACGCTTTCATGCCATTGGATGAAGGGAAGAAAAAACCTGAGGAGGTTTTTTGGGAGGTTTTTGATCTTGGCTACGGCAGGGGCTTCTTTGGCGAGGAGGAAAAAAAGATGGTAGAGAAGGCCCTTTCAATAAGGGAAACAACGGTCAAAGAGATAATGACACCAAGACCAGACCTGTTTATATTGGACGAGGACAGCAAAGTGGGAGAAGTATATCCGGAAATTTTAAAGAGGAAGCACAGCAAGATACCTCTCTATTCAAAGGAACCCGATAACATAACAGGTGTGCTCTTTGTAAAAGACATAGTGCCCTTTAGCGAAAATGCCCAAAGGTCTTTGAAAGAATTTAAAAGAGATATTCTGATTGTTCCAGAGGTAATGTCTCTGAAAAACCTGCTAATGGAGATGCGAAGGAGCAATTCCCAGATAGCGGTGGTGGTGGATGAACATGGTCAATTAACTGGTCTTATAACCCTTGGAAACATCCTTAAGTTTCTTTTTGAGAGCTTTCCTGAAAGCTGGGAGGAGGATGTTCTACAGGTGGGAAAGAACGTTTACAAAACCTACGGTTGGGTACCTGTGGAAAGCCTTTCAAAAAGGCTTGGCTTTGAACTGCCCGAGGACTACGAATACGATACCATAGGAGGCTTTGCTATGAAGCATCTATCCAAGGTGCCCGAGGAAGGAGATGAGTTTGAGTATGGTGGATACAAGTTTGTTATTGATAAAATGGAGGGGAACAGAATAATAAGCCTTTTGGTGGTTGCTTTACAGGAGCAGGAAGTTTAATTAGCCTCAAAACCTTCACGCACCAATGGGTTTGTGTTTTTAGAACAGCCTCTGCTAAAAATTGACATATAAGGCAAATTTTATATAAAATTATTTTTATGCAAACTGGAACCAAAGTAACAGAACTCGTTAAGTTTTTCTTTGCACTTTCTGAACCTATCAGGCTTGAGATCGTTAGGGCTCTGTTGTCTGCCAAAGAGCTGTGCGTCTGTCAGATTACTCAAGCCTTCGGGCTCTCTCAACCGAATGTTTCCTTTCATATGAGGGTACTAAGGGAAGCGGATTTGGTGCTTTGGGAGAGGAGGGGAAGGTGGGTCTATTACAGGTTAAACCTTGAAAATCCTATGCTTAGGGCGGTTTTGCCCTTTATTGAAGAAGGTATGGAAGTTTCAAAAATTCAAACAACAGCCTGTGAGGTAGAGCCATGAAGAAGGTCAAAGTTATAAGCGCCACCAATTGCAACAACTGTGAGCTACTCTACAGTGTGGTCAGCACCCTAATAAAGTCAAAGAACATTCCCGCAGAGGTTGAAAAGGTGGTGGATGTTAGGGAACTGGCTAAGCTTGGGGTTATGACCACGCCAGTGCTTGTGGTGGATGGAAAGGTAAAACACGCCGGTGCACCCATTCCTGCACCGCAGGTGGTGGAAAAACTGATAACGGAAGACTGAGATGTTTGAATTATACGACGCCTTTGCCCATTATGTGGTTGGCAATCTCTTGGGCTTGAGCCCAAATCAAAAGCTTTACGGTGTTTTTCACTTTTTCATATACGATACACTAAAGATCTTTACACTGCTCGCCCTGATCATCTTTGTTATCTCCTTTATCAGAAGCTACTTTCCCTTGGAGAAGACAAGGAGAATACTTTCTAAGCAAAAAGCTCTGGCTATTCCTCTTTCTGCGGTGCTTGGCATATTTACGCCCTTTTGTTCCTGTTCTGCGGTGCCCATGTTTATTGACTTTGTGGAGGCGGGCATTCCTCTGGGTGCAGCCTTTGCCTTTTTGGTGGCTTCTCCCATGGTCAATGAGGTAGCCCTTGGGCTTTTGTTTGCGTCCTTTGGCTATAAGGTTGCCTTAGCTTATGTGGTCTTTGGAGTATCCGTTGCCATCTTTAGCGGTTTTATCATAGAAAGGCTAAACCCAAGGCACCTTATAGAGGATTATGTCTTTGAGCTGAAGTTTGGAGAGGTTCAGGAAAAGGAGATCTCTTTTAAGGACAGGATAAACTTTGCCCTTGGCAACCTAAAGGAGATTTTAAAAAAGGTCTCTCCTTACATAATTGTGGCAATAGGTGTGGGAAGCTTTATTCATAACTATGTGCCAGAAGAGACTGTAAGAGAACTAATGAAGTCCGCGGGATTTTTATCTGTTCCTGTGGCGGTGTTGGTGGGTGTGCCTCTCTATTCTAATTCTGCGGGTATTTTGCCGGCTATCCAAGCCCTCATTGAAAAGGGAGTTCCCATTGGCACCGCCCTGTCCTTTATGATGGCAACCACTGCCCTTTCTGTGCCCGAGTTTGTGATCCTAAAGCAGATCATGAAACCAAAGCTGATCCTTATGTTTGCTGGCATCGTATCCATCTCAATAGTGATCGCAGGATACCTTTTTAACCTTTTGTTTGGGAGGTGAGCCATGAAGATAGGTTTTATATGCACGGGCAATTCTGCAAGGAGCCAGATGGCAGAGGCATACGCCAAGTATTTTGCCAAGCTATACGGAAAACGGGTGGAAATTTACTCCGCCGGTTCCCAGCCTGCAGAGAGGGTAAATCCCTACGCCATAAGGGTTATGGAGGAAGAGGGCATAGACATGTCCGCCCACTATCCAAAGTCCATAGAGGATATTCCATACCGGGAGCTTGATGTGGTTATAACCCTCTGCGGAGATGCAAAGGAGACCTGCCCTGTGGTGCCCGGGGCACGGATGGAACACTGGGGACTACCGGACCCTGCCAAGTATGAGGGTTCTGAAGAAGAGAAGCTGGAATTTTTTAGAAAGATAAGAGACGAAATCAAAAGGAGGGTGGAGGAGCTTATAAAGGGAATCTGATAGATGGAAAAGCTCTTATCCCTTGGGATATTTCTTCTAACTCTATTTTTGGTTATTGCCAAGCCCAAAAATCTCGGCATAGGTTGGTCTGCGTGGCTGGGAGCCATCACCTGCTTAGCCTTGGGCTTGGTGTCTTTTTCTGATGTGGTCTACATTACCCTTTTGGTTTGGGATGCTACCCTTGCCTTTGTCTTTTTGATCTTTATCTCCATCATCTTAGACAAGGCGGGCTTTTTTGAGTGGATGGCTCTAAAGTCCATAGGCTACGCTAAGGGCAACGGAATTTTGCTTTTTGTCTCTCTTATGCTTTTGGGTGCATTTATCTCTGCCATCTTTGCCAACGATGGTGCGTCCTTGATGCTAACGCCCATAATCTACTCAAAGATCAAACACCTTAACCTGCCCAGTGCCACGATCATGCCCTACATAATGGGCAGTGGCTTTATTGCGGACACCGCAAGCCTTCCCTTGGTGATTTCCAATCTCACCAACATCATCACCGCCCACTTTTTTGGCATAGACTTTTGGAAGTTTGCCTTTTTAATGTTTTTGCCCAACCTTGTTGCCATAATCTCAAGCATCCTTGTCTTGTATCTTTTTTACAAAAAGAGCTTGATAAAACGATATGATCCGGAGGTGCTTGAAGCCTACCCTCCCAAGTATGCCATAAGGGACCCTCTGGTTTTTGCGATGGGTTGGCTTGTAATACTTTTTATTGGTGTTAGCTTTTTGGTTTTGGAGCTGTTAAAGGTCCAAGTGCCCATCTCGGTGATTCTCGGCCTTTGTGCCCTCTTGCTCACCCTTGCCACGCTGAAAAATAGGGTCGTGTCAGTCAAAGAAATAGCCCTTCTAACTCCGTGGCAGATTGTGTTTTTCTCCATTGGTATGTATGTGGTGGTTTATAGCCTAAAGAAGGTGGGGCTCACTGATAGCTTGGTGTATGCCATAAGATGGCTCTTTGAAGCTGGAGAGCCCTTTTCCATTGTGGGAACAGGACTGCTCTCCGCATTTCTTTCTGCAACCATGAACAATCTTCCCACGGTGATGATCGTCAATCTATCGGTAAAGGACGCCCAGCTACCTGAAAGTATCACCCAATTTTTAGCCTTGGCGAACTTGGTGGGAACAAACATAGGACCAAAGCTAACTCCCATAGGCTCTTTGGCTACCCTTCTCTGGCTCCATATTTTGGAATACAAGGGGGTGCGCGTATCTTGGGGATATTACATGAAGGTGGGCTTTGTGCTAACGATCCCTGTCTTACTGGCGGTGCTTTTTAGTTTGGTCTTTGTGTACTGGCTCAGCCCAAAACCATAAGTTTTTTTACTTCCAAGAGCGTTTCTTTTTTGGGATGCCCTTTGTTCAGGGCATGTTGCAAGGCGACCTGCAAAAGTTTTCTGGGCTCTTGCTTTTCCTTCAAAAGCCCAAGGCGTGCAGATTCCCTCAGGGCTTCCGCCAAGTTTTCCACAATAGTCTTCATCACCGCGTCAAACCTCCAACGCTCATAAAGCTTTTCTCTTTCTTCCAAAGGTTTATTCATCATTCCGTAAGAAAGGAGTACAATCTTTTCCCAAGTTTTCAGAGTTTTCTCCCACTGGTCCTTTGGAAGGTTTTCAAGCTCAATAAGGATGAGCTCCAATACATACTCCACTAAATAGTCCTTCAACTCCTCCACACTGTTGAACCTTCCACCTTGAACGAGCATTGAACTCAGGTCCTTTTTCATAGAAAGAAAGTTTAAGCTATAATCTTTGTGATGAGACTCCTTTTCTTGCTTTTGAGCCTTTGGGCTTTGTCTTTTGCACAGGATAATCCTATAAGGGTTTTTGTTAATCTTGCCCAATCCACCCAGATAGCACCCGATATATACATTCTTACCTTGACCATCTCTACGGAAGCAGATAAAGAAATAAAAGCCCTCTCTTTACTGGGAAGGGTAGATAGAGAGCTGAGCCAACTGGGACTTTCTTACTCTGGAGGGAACTATTGGGTGGATAGAAAGTGTTTTATGGAAAAGAACACCCAAAAATGCGAAGGTTTTAGGGCTCAAGCCTTATACCAGTTCAGATTAAAGGATGCCAAAGACCAAGACCTGATACTTCAAAAGCTTGCCCAAATGGAGGGCATAAGCTTTTCCATCCATGGGACCCAATGGATTGTTTCCGAAAATGCTCAGGAAGCCAAAAGGAAAGAGCTAATGTTTTCTCTCCTTGACAAAGCGACCGCATTTGCCACCGAAATTAGCAAAAAGCTTAAAAGGGAATGCCAAATAGAAAGCATAACCTACGACGGTCCACTGCTTTACTTACCCACATATGCAGAAGTCA encodes the following:
- a CDS encoding SIMPL domain-containing protein (The SIMPL domain is named for its presence in mouse protein SIMPL (signalling molecule that associates with mouse pelle-like kinase). Bacterial member BP26, from Brucella, was shown to assemble into a channel-like structure, while YggE from E. coli has been associated with resistance to oxidative stress.); this encodes MRLLFLLLSLWALSFAQDNPIRVFVNLAQSTQIAPDIYILTLTISTEADKEIKALSLLGRVDRELSQLGLSYSGGNYWVDRKCFMEKNTQKCEGFRAQALYQFRLKDAKDQDLILQKLAQMEGISFSIHGTQWIVSENAQEAKRKELMFSLLDKATAFATEISKKLKRECQIESITYDGPLLYLPTYAEVKGISAPQPTKDLQTITVFMRLSLICK
- a CDS encoding ArsR/SmtB family transcription factor, encoding MQTGTKVTELVKFFFALSEPIRLEIVRALLSAKELCVCQITQAFGLSQPNVSFHMRVLREADLVLWERRGRWVYYRLNLENPMLRAVLPFIEEGMEVSKIQTTACEVEP
- a CDS encoding permease, which gives rise to MFELYDAFAHYVVGNLLGLSPNQKLYGVFHFFIYDTLKIFTLLALIIFVISFIRSYFPLEKTRRILSKQKALAIPLSAVLGIFTPFCSCSAVPMFIDFVEAGIPLGAAFAFLVASPMVNEVALGLLFASFGYKVALAYVVFGVSVAIFSGFIIERLNPRHLIEDYVFELKFGEVQEKEISFKDRINFALGNLKEILKKVSPYIIVAIGVGSFIHNYVPEETVRELMKSAGFLSVPVAVLVGVPLYSNSAGILPAIQALIEKGVPIGTALSFMMATTALSVPEFVILKQIMKPKLILMFAGIVSISIVIAGYLFNLLFGR
- a CDS encoding hemolysin family protein produces the protein MFLFLLFLSGFFSSSEVVFFGTNRFLLRKYSQRRFYSLVNRLLAKPKEILVSILIGNEIVNVLISAYGTKLFISHFGEKGATISAPILSMLIFLFGEVIPKNIVFPFATVLSFIYALPFYIVHTLLTPIRFLFKKLVDAFMPLDEGKKKPEEVFWEVFDLGYGRGFFGEEEKKMVEKALSIRETTVKEIMTPRPDLFILDEDSKVGEVYPEILKRKHSKIPLYSKEPDNITGVLFVKDIVPFSENAQRSLKEFKRDILIVPEVMSLKNLLMEMRRSNSQIAVVVDEHGQLTGLITLGNILKFLFESFPESWEEDVLQVGKNVYKTYGWVPVESLSKRLGFELPEDYEYDTIGGFAMKHLSKVPEEGDEFEYGGYKFVIDKMEGNRIISLLVVALQEQEV
- a CDS encoding arsenic transporter; the encoded protein is MEKLLSLGIFLLTLFLVIAKPKNLGIGWSAWLGAITCLALGLVSFSDVVYITLLVWDATLAFVFLIFISIILDKAGFFEWMALKSIGYAKGNGILLFVSLMLLGAFISAIFANDGASLMLTPIIYSKIKHLNLPSATIMPYIMGSGFIADTASLPLVISNLTNIITAHFFGIDFWKFAFLMFLPNLVAIISSILVLYLFYKKSLIKRYDPEVLEAYPPKYAIRDPLVFAMGWLVILFIGVSFLVLELLKVQVPISVILGLCALLLTLATLKNRVVSVKEIALLTPWQIVFFSIGMYVVVYSLKKVGLTDSLVYAIRWLFEAGEPFSIVGTGLLSAFLSATMNNLPTVMIVNLSVKDAQLPESITQFLALANLVGTNIGPKLTPIGSLATLLWLHILEYKGVRVSWGYYMKVGFVLTIPVLLAVLFSLVFVYWLSPKP
- a CDS encoding arsenate reductase ArsC, producing the protein MKIGFICTGNSARSQMAEAYAKYFAKLYGKRVEIYSAGSQPAERVNPYAIRVMEEEGIDMSAHYPKSIEDIPYRELDVVITLCGDAKETCPVVPGARMEHWGLPDPAKYEGSEEEKLEFFRKIRDEIKRRVEELIKGI
- a CDS encoding thioredoxin family protein; protein product: MKKVKVISATNCNNCELLYSVVSTLIKSKNIPAEVEKVVDVRELAKLGVMTTPVLVVDGKVKHAGAPIPAPQVVEKLITED